The following proteins are encoded in a genomic region of Flammeovirga pectinis:
- a CDS encoding glycosyltransferase family protein, giving the protein MNKFNFQKYSWVFVIPVFFIFSVIYFNPSFFEGKSLRQSDLVHFEGMSHTSQLEAKETGESPLWNTAMFSGMPELLFSSLKGDPTHVLFAGSMLGLQSTYENAMTVFLLMSCLWIALMCFRVNPWVGMFISVAFAMNTFYITSLEAGHMTKLWAIGYGAMVIGGMRLLFDKKWLLGVALLATSVTLEVRATHYQITYYLIFVCLIYGLSELYFFYKKGELNIFLTRVIPLGILAAGLGASTQLWKVWTTKEYSEYSIRGKKELTPLQGQESNHTEEGLDKDYAFSWSEGKMETLTLIAPNFYGGSSQENISKDGPMAAQLEKAAGKQQAKSIINNPNFKLPLYFGDQPFTGGPIYQGAILSFLFILALFILDKRERNWLIGGVLITAMFAWGKHLQWFNYSLFDILPGMNKFRTPAMSLGVTCVVMAMGAALGFDKIIKDGWNEKTQKAALNAAGVTVGLLALMWVGAGFMDVSGPRDAQIFQQMFGINDPNIIRQFTNALDAERVDMMRGDVGRSILFVLVAIAVLFAYSKKKLSMTLTVIIVGFLTLGDVWGVAKRYINDASFQKTNNKEVHTPTAADLAILRDNDPNYRVLNLTANVFNEANTSYFHKSIGGYFAAKLRRYQDLIERELPREMQTLGEAIQKGDTLAIKATPALNMLNMKYTILGADANAVYQNPNALGHAWFVDKVVKVSSPDEEIEALPSIDPSIQAIVDTNKFPNADISSSKSNGDKIELVDFHQRRIKYNSQSVKGGFGVFSEVYYPAGWIAKIDGEPVDIICANYVLRGLHIPAGTHEITFDFDPDSYVIGGTISIISGYLTLLLLVVAIGFTAYNLKKENN; this is encoded by the coding sequence ATGAACAAATTTAACTTTCAAAAATATAGCTGGGTATTTGTAATACCAGTATTTTTTATCTTTAGTGTAATTTATTTTAATCCTTCATTTTTTGAAGGAAAGTCTTTACGTCAGAGTGATTTAGTTCATTTTGAGGGTATGTCTCATACTTCTCAATTAGAAGCAAAAGAAACTGGAGAATCACCTTTATGGAATACTGCAATGTTTTCAGGAATGCCTGAACTTCTTTTTTCAAGTTTAAAAGGAGATCCAACACACGTATTATTTGCTGGGTCGATGTTAGGACTTCAAAGTACATATGAGAATGCAATGACTGTTTTCTTATTAATGTCATGTTTATGGATTGCTTTAATGTGTTTTAGAGTAAACCCTTGGGTAGGGATGTTTATTTCTGTGGCATTTGCAATGAATACCTTCTACATAACATCATTGGAAGCTGGACATATGACAAAGTTATGGGCTATAGGATACGGTGCTATGGTGATTGGAGGTATGCGATTACTTTTTGATAAAAAATGGTTACTTGGAGTCGCATTACTTGCAACAAGTGTAACATTAGAAGTTAGAGCTACTCACTATCAAATTACTTATTATTTAATCTTTGTGTGTTTAATATATGGCCTTTCAGAGCTTTATTTCTTTTATAAAAAAGGTGAACTTAATATTTTTCTAACTAGAGTTATTCCTTTAGGTATTTTAGCTGCAGGATTGGGAGCTTCAACTCAATTATGGAAAGTATGGACCACAAAAGAATATTCTGAATATTCAATTAGAGGTAAGAAAGAATTAACACCTCTTCAAGGTCAAGAATCGAATCACACAGAAGAGGGTTTAGATAAAGATTATGCCTTTAGTTGGAGTGAAGGGAAAATGGAAACTTTGACATTAATTGCTCCTAATTTTTATGGAGGAAGTAGTCAAGAAAATATTTCTAAAGATGGACCAATGGCTGCTCAATTAGAAAAGGCAGCAGGTAAACAACAAGCTAAATCAATAATTAATAACCCGAACTTTAAATTACCTCTTTATTTTGGTGATCAACCATTTACTGGAGGTCCTATCTATCAAGGTGCAATTCTATCATTCTTATTTATTTTAGCCTTATTTATTTTAGATAAGAGAGAACGGAATTGGCTAATAGGAGGAGTTTTAATTACAGCTATGTTTGCTTGGGGTAAACATCTTCAATGGTTTAATTATTCATTATTTGATATCCTTCCAGGGATGAATAAATTTAGAACTCCTGCAATGTCATTAGGTGTTACTTGTGTAGTAATGGCTATGGGCGCTGCGTTAGGTTTTGATAAAATTATTAAAGATGGTTGGAATGAAAAAACACAAAAAGCAGCTTTAAATGCAGCAGGAGTAACTGTTGGTTTATTAGCGTTAATGTGGGTAGGAGCTGGATTTATGGATGTTAGTGGACCTCGTGATGCACAGATATTCCAACAAATGTTTGGTATAAATGACCCTAATATAATTCGTCAGTTTACAAATGCATTAGATGCTGAAAGAGTAGATATGATGAGAGGTGATGTAGGAAGATCTATTTTGTTTGTTCTTGTAGCAATCGCAGTACTTTTTGCTTATTCTAAGAAGAAATTATCTATGACATTAACCGTTATAATAGTTGGGTTTTTGACATTGGGAGATGTTTGGGGTGTAGCAAAAAGATATATAAATGATGCTTCTTTCCAAAAAACGAATAATAAAGAAGTACATACTCCGACAGCTGCAGATCTAGCAATCCTTAGAGATAATGATCCTAATTACCGTGTGTTAAATTTAACTGCGAATGTCTTTAATGAGGCAAATACATCTTACTTCCATAAATCAATTGGTGGTTATTTTGCCGCTAAATTAAGACGTTATCAAGATTTGATAGAACGAGAGTTACCAAGAGAAATGCAAACTTTAGGAGAGGCAATTCAGAAAGGTGATACTTTGGCCATAAAAGCAACACCCGCTTTAAATATGCTGAATATGAAATATACAATTTTAGGTGCTGATGCAAATGCTGTTTATCAAAATCCAAATGCTTTAGGGCATGCGTGGTTTGTGGATAAAGTAGTAAAAGTATCATCTCCAGATGAAGAAATTGAAGCTTTGCCATCAATAGATCCAAGTATTCAAGCAATTGTAGATACAAACAAATTTCCAAATGCTGATATTTCATCTTCTAAATCAAACGGTGATAAAATTGAGCTGGTAGATTTTCATCAAAGAAGAATAAAATATAATTCACAATCTGTAAAAGGTGGTTTTGGTGTATTTTCAGAAGTATATTATCCCGCAGGTTGGATTGCAAAAATCGATGGTGAACCAGTTGATATTATTTGTGCTAACTATGTATTAAGAGGATTACATATTCCAGCAGGTACTCATGAAATTACTTTTGATTTTGATCCAGACTCTTACGTTATTGGTGGTACTATATCCATCATATCGGGTTATTTAACTTTATTATTGTTAGTAGTAGCAATTGGCTTTACAGCATATAATTTAAAGAAAGAGAATAATTAA